Within the Miscanthus floridulus cultivar M001 chromosome 2, ASM1932011v1, whole genome shotgun sequence genome, the region GTACACCGAGTTGAGCGCCGCCTCCATCTCGAGGCAGCAGCGCTCCAGCACGTCGCCGCCCGCGGCGGCCTCCGCGCCATTGCTGGTGGCCAGCAGCTCCCAGTACATGACGTAGTGGCCCGGGATGCTCCGGGTGCACGCGTGGCTCGTGTACTCGGCCACCGCCGCGCCGCGCTCCCGGAGCAGCGCCGACGCGCGGTCCACGGCGCGCTGCAGCTCCGCCTCGTCGGTCTTGTCGGACTCGATGGAGAGCAGCACGTTCTTGCGGCGCACGAACCGGAACTGCGGCGCCGCGTTGTGGAACCCGGCCACCCGGAGGATGTCCCCGACGCGGTACCGGTACAGCCCCGCGTACGTGGTGATCACCAGCTCGTACTCGCGCCCTTGCTCCAGGCGGGCCAGGTCCAccagctgcgccgccgccgcgtcgcccGACGCCGCCGCCAGCACGCCGCTCGCCTCGTCCACGGGGAGGAACTCGAAGTAGCCCATGTTGGGCATGATGGTGTAGCACACCTCCGACGGGTGGCACATGGGCCGGAGGTTGAGCCCGAAGTAGCACTCGGAGGAGGCGTACATGGTGCAGGCCATCGGCAGGCCGCCGCTGTAGTACTCCAGGGTGGGGATGTACTGCTGCATCGCGCCGGTCACTATCACGTCCAGGTACCGGGTGTTGGGCCACACCCGGGTGACGATGCCCGCCCAGTCGCCGCGGGAGCACTCGGCGCGGAGGAAGCGCGCCAGCTCCGGGTCCGGGCGGCGGAGGACGCCCGCGACCGCCTCGCGCACCGACGGGTCGGCCACGCGCGGGGTCAGCGACCCGCGCTCGATGTCGTCTGCGAGCTGCTCCCAGTGGAGCTGCAGGAAGCGGATGGCGCGGAGCAGGCCCGACGCGAAGACGGCGCCCACGCGGAGCACGTCGTGGCGATGGCACAGACCGCACACCATCTGCGCGTACATGCTCTGGAACGCGTCGGCGCACAGGATGGCCGCCGTGGGGCTCGTGTAGTCGTGGTACGGGTCGAACGGACGGTTCTTGAAGTGCTCGCTCTTGTAGTAGCTCGTAAGCACGGGACGCGCCGTGAGGCCGCTGGGCGTCGTCGTCTCCGACTTGACGAACAGGAAGTAGAGCGCCTTGCCCTTGTCCAGCCCCGGCACGTACCTGTCAGTCATCAGGTTGCAATTGCAATCGATCGATCAGTACACGCCAATTATGATGCCACGCTTTTTCCCATGATCCGTAGCTATCTATGACTTGTCTTTGTTTGCCAGATCAGTAGTAGGAGTATAATCTACAGTGTCCTGCAATAATTATTAGTAGTACCTACTGATGAGTAAACTTACTGGTTCATGACGGGCATGAGGAGGCTGTACAGCAGCTGGCGCCGGTCGAGTTCTTCCTTGATGGTCGGCATCAGCTTGCGCTCGCCGGCCGAAGTCCCAGAGCTGGTGAGGAACTCGGAGATGGGGTGCGCGGAGAGGATGGGCGAGCGGTCGCCGTTGGCGATGCGCTGGATGTCCGGCTGCAGGTCCTCGTACGTGACGACGGGCACCCTGGCGCGGAAGGCGTCGCGGTCGGTGGCGCCCGCGAGGCCGCAGCGGGCGAGGTACTCGGTGCCGGCGTTCCGGGCGAGGATCTCGGCCAGGACGCGCGCCTGCACGGCGTCCACGTCGGAGGTCATCTCCTCGATGAACCTCAGCTTCTCGGCGTCCTTGTCGCTGCccggcgcggcggccggcggggcCCCGGCCGGCGCACGCAGCGCCGTGGACGCGGGCATGTCGGTCATCACCGCCATCTATGCGAATCAAATGGGAAGGATCCCGATCGATCGAGCCCACCGTACCAGGAGAAGGAAGGCGAAAATTAAAGAGCAGAGAACGAAGCGGGGTCGATGGAACAGGAGCAGAGGAGGAGTTGGTTGAGCCGATCGAGCGCCGGAAATCGATGGCGTGGCGATGCAGCGGTGGTGGAGTGTAGGACTAGCTAGGAGGAGGGAGATCAGGAGTAGTCGTGAGATGGATGCCCTGATTGGGAGCGGCGGCGGAGGGCGGTTTATATAGTTGGGCGGGAGCCGGAGGGCACGACGGTGACGGCGAGGTGTGTCGGGTCCGTGGGCGGCAGCGTGGGGACCCGTGTCGCGTCGGGAGGTACCTGGTCGGCAGTGCTGGCTGtgtactctactactatactctcTACTAGGAGTAGTGATCGGCATTCCAGAAGAGCAGATTCTCGTGCGCAAGAGAAACGCAAGATTTTGCTTGCTGCGAATGGTGTTCGTGTTCGTGTTGCCGTGTTGGTGTTCGTGTTTGCATTGGCTACTCGATCGTGTCAGGCTGGTTTAGTTcatgaaatttgggaatttggctaccgtagcatttttgtttttatttggtaattaatgttcaattatggactaattaggctcaaaacgttcgtctcgcgatttccaactaaactgtacaattagtttttttttcatctacatttaatgctccatgtaggtatcgcaagattcgatgtgatggctactgtagcattttttgaaaaacattttaaaaactaaacacagcctcagggcgcgtttagttcggcaAAGTTAGTAAACTTTGCATAGTGTACGATTCTCCAtagtagcatttcgtttgtatttgttaattattgtctaaacattgactaattaggcttaaaagattcgtctcgtaaagtaaaaacaaattgtgcaattaatttttaatttcgtttatatttagtactccatgtaccgCAAGTTGATGTAATGAAAAAATCTTCTTTTTGCCTAATGTATTTTCGGAGAACTAAATAAGGGCTCAGTTGCTTTCGTGCCTGTCAGTGTCAC harbors:
- the LOC136539517 gene encoding indole-3-acetic acid-amido synthetase GH3.8-like; protein product: MAVMTDMPASTALRAPAGAPPAAAPGSDKDAEKLRFIEEMTSDVDAVQARVLAEILARNAGTEYLARCGLAGATDRDAFRARVPVVTYEDLQPDIQRIANGDRSPILSAHPISEFLTSSGTSAGERKLMPTIKEELDRRQLLYSLLMPVMNQYVPGLDKGKALYFLFVKSETTTPSGLTARPVLTSYYKSEHFKNRPFDPYHDYTSPTAAILCADAFQSMYAQMVCGLCHRHDVLRVGAVFASGLLRAIRFLQLHWEQLADDIERGSLTPRVADPSVREAVAGVLRRPDPELARFLRAECSRGDWAGIVTRVWPNTRYLDVIVTGAMQQYIPTLEYYSGGLPMACTMYASSECYFGLNLRPMCHPSEVCYTIMPNMGYFEFLPVDEASGVLAAASGDAAAAQLVDLARLEQGREYELVITTYAGLYRYRVGDILRVAGFHNAAPQFRFVRRKNVLLSIESDKTDEAELQRAVDRASALLRERGAAVAEYTSHACTRSIPGHYVMYWELLATSNGAEAAAGGDVLERCCLEMEAALNSVYRQSRVADGSIGPLEIRVVRSGTFEELMDYAISRGASINQYKVPRCVSFPPIVELLDSRVVSRHFSPSPPHWAPDAAPARRSSD